A window of the Henckelia pumila isolate YLH828 chromosome 3, ASM3356847v2, whole genome shotgun sequence genome harbors these coding sequences:
- the LOC140891058 gene encoding uncharacterized protein isoform X2 — MAEDFEAAVEDGLRLSKRIYFGKDRAVAPPKPPTAMERAAGNSFLPASPMIYAVIGDPAIVDNPDMPSYQPHVHGRCDPPALIPLQMSGVSLEVDSYLDTAFVTLTGSWRVHCVMGNRCCDCRVAVPMGEQGSLLGVEVEVPRKSYSTQLIAIDNEIGTEKVAKIEDGGFLKDNIFTLKIPQANGGTNLSVKIRWSQKLLYLDGQFTLKIPFSFPEYVTPAGKKISKREKIQLNVNSGSGTEVLCKTTSHPLKERLRQVGKLGFLYDSEVLTWSRSDFVFTYAISSSHTFGGVLLSPPSLHDVDQREMFCCYLYPGVQQNEKVFRRVVVFVVDISGSMKGKLLDDTKNALFAALSKLNPGDLFNVIAFNGEMYLFSSSLESATVGAIENVTQWVNLNFVAGGGTNILLPLNQAIEMLSDCQNSFPVIFLITDGAVEDERHICDALKSKLTNHKNVCPRVSTFGIGDFCNHYFLRMLATIGRGHYDSAIDVDSIEVRMEGLFVRASSISLANISFENVDELDDLEVFPSRIPDLSTKSPLIVSGRYNGTFPEILKVKGVRPDTSNFSLELKTQEAKEIPIDKIVAKQHIELLTAQAWYSESKELEEKIARMSVQNAIFSEYTHMVLLETVEGKTRANSTNSKQVSNKVGHKKAEDPKPQKIIVLNNIGFGFGNIDATKENIPPGSSDTKLPEAAEIFIKATSNCCGRLCGHCCCPCCIQMCSRMNDQCAIVLTQLCGALACLGCYACCEACCGGHD; from the exons ATGGCCGAGGATTTCGAGGCCGCCGTTGAGGATGGCCTGCGCCTCTCCAAGCGGATATACTTTGGCAAGGACAGGGCGGTGGCGCCGCCCAAACCACCCACTGCCATGGAGAGGGCGGCCGGAAACTCCTTCCTCCCTGCATCTCCCATGATTTACGCCGTCATCGGCGATCCCGCGATCGTTGATAATCCCGATATGCCGAGCTATCAGCCTCACGTGCACGGGAGGTGCGATCCCCCGGCTTTGATTCCGTTGCAGATGAGTGGAGTTTCGCTTGAGGTGGATTCTTATCTGGACACGGCTTTTGTGACGCTAACGGGCTCGTGGCGCGTGCATTGCGTCATGGGAAACCGCTGCTGTGATTGCCGCGTCGCTGTCCCAATGGGCGAACAG GGTTCACTTCTAGGTGTTGAGGTTGAGGTACCAAGGAAATCATATAGTACTCAACTGATTGCCATAGACAATGAAATTGGTACAGAAAAGGTAGCCAAGATTGAAGATGGAGGCTTTCTGAAAGATAATATATTTACTCTTAAAATCCCACAGGCAA ATGGAGGAACCAATCTTTCGGTTAAAATTAGATGGTCGCAGAAATTGTTGTATCTAGATGGCCAATTTACCTTGAAAATTCCATTTAGTTTTCCCGAGTATGTAACACCCGCTGGTAAGAAGATTTCTAAGCGTGAAAAGATACAGTTGAATGTTAACTCTGGTTCGGGAACTGAAGTTTTGTGCAAAACTACGAGTCATCCGCTGAAG GAGCGGCTGCGGCAAGTGGGAAAGTTGGGTTTCTTGTATGACTCTGAAGTTCTTACATGGTCAAGAAGCGACTTTGTGTTCACATATGCA ATATCTTCAAGCCATACTTTTGGTGGTGTGCTTTTAAGTCCTCCATCATTGCACGATGTTGATCAAAGAGAAATGTTTTGCTGCTACCTGTATCCCGGAGTGCAGCAGAATGAGAAG GTTTTCAGGAGGGTAGTGGTATTTGTTGTAGATATAAGTGGGAGTATGAAGGGTAAACTGCTCGATGATACAAAAAATGCACTCTTTGCTGCACTTTCAAAGCTTAACCCTGGAGATTTGTTTAACGTAATTGCTTTCAATGGTGAAATGTACCTATTTTCCTCATCGTTGGAGTCAGCTACCGTAGGAGCTATTGAGAATGTCACTCAGTGGGTTAATTTGAATTTTGTGGCTGGCGGGGGGACGAACATTTTGCTTCCTTTGAATCAG GCCATTGAGATGTTGTCAGATTGTCAAAATTCTTTTCCAGTCATTTTTCTCATAACTGATGGGGCTGTTGAAGATGAGAGACATATTTGTGATGCATTGAAAAGCAAGTtaacaaatcataaaaatgTTTGTCCGCGAGTTTCCACATTTGGCATTG gtGATTTCTGCAATCATTACTTCCTTCGGATGCTTGCAACAATTGGTCGTGGGCATTATGATTCTGCTATTGATGTGG ATTCAATTGAGGTTCGAATGGAAGGACTATTTGTCAGAGCCTCGTCTATCTCCCTTGCGAATATTTCTTTTGAGAATGTAGATGAACTTGATGATCTTGAG GTGTTTCCTTCTCGGATCCCAGATCTTTCAACCAAAAGTCCCTTGATCGTGTCCGGAAGATACAATGGAACATTTCCAGAGATCCTTAAAGTTAAAGGTGTCCGACCAGATACGAGCAATTTCTCTCTTGAACTGAAGACACAAGAGGCAAAGGAGATACCTATTGACAAG ATTGTAGCCAAGCAGCATATTGAACTCCTTACAGCTCAGGCCTGGTATTCAGAGAGTAAGGAGCTCGAGGAAAAG ATAGCAAGAATGAGTGTCCAAAATGCCATTTTTTCTGAGTACACTCACATGGTTTTGCTCGAGACGGTGGAAGGGAAAACAAGAGCAAATTCAACCAATTCGAAGCAG GTCTCCAACAAAGTCGGTCATAAGAAGGCCGAAGACCCTAAACCACAAAAGATAATTGTTCTGAACAACATTGGATTCGGTTTTGGCAATATAGATGCAACGAAGGAAAACATACCTCCGGGATCTAGTGACACCAAGCTCCCTGAAGCTGCAGAAATTTTTATCAAAGCAACGTCCAACTGCTGCGGAAGACTTTGCGGCCACTGCTGTTGCCCGTGCTGTATCCAAATGTGCTCCCGAATGAATGACCAATGTGCAATCGTGCTCACTCAGTTGTGCGGAGCCTTGGCATGTTTAGGTTGCTACGCGTGCTGCGAGGCGTGCTGTGGTGGCCATGACTAG
- the LOC140891058 gene encoding uncharacterized protein isoform X1, producing the protein MAEDFEAAVEDGLRLSKRIYFGKDRAVAPPKPPTAMERAAGNSFLPASPMIYAVIGDPAIVDNPDMPSYQPHVHGRCDPPALIPLQMSGVSLEVDSYLDTAFVTLTGSWRVHCVMGNRCCDCRVAVPMGEQGSLLGVEVEVPRKSYSTQLIAIDNEIGTEKVAKIEDGGFLKDNIFTLKIPQVDGGTNLSVKIRWSQKLLYLDGQFTLKIPFSFPEYVTPAGKKISKREKIQLNVNSGSGTEVLCKTTSHPLKERLRQVGKLGFLYDSEVLTWSRSDFVFTYAISSSHTFGGVLLSPPSLHDVDQREMFCCYLYPGVQQNEKVFRRVVVFVVDISGSMKGKLLDDTKNALFAALSKLNPGDLFNVIAFNGEMYLFSSSLESATVGAIENVTQWVNLNFVAGGGTNILLPLNQAIEMLSDCQNSFPVIFLITDGAVEDERHICDALKSKLTNHKNVCPRVSTFGIGDFCNHYFLRMLATIGRGHYDSAIDVDSIEVRMEGLFVRASSISLANISFENVDELDDLEVFPSRIPDLSTKSPLIVSGRYNGTFPEILKVKGVRPDTSNFSLELKTQEAKEIPIDKIVAKQHIELLTAQAWYSESKELEEKIARMSVQNAIFSEYTHMVLLETVEGKTRANSTNSKQVSNKVGHKKAEDPKPQKIIVLNNIGFGFGNIDATKENIPPGSSDTKLPEAAEIFIKATSNCCGRLCGHCCCPCCIQMCSRMNDQCAIVLTQLCGALACLGCYACCEACCGGHD; encoded by the exons ATGGCCGAGGATTTCGAGGCCGCCGTTGAGGATGGCCTGCGCCTCTCCAAGCGGATATACTTTGGCAAGGACAGGGCGGTGGCGCCGCCCAAACCACCCACTGCCATGGAGAGGGCGGCCGGAAACTCCTTCCTCCCTGCATCTCCCATGATTTACGCCGTCATCGGCGATCCCGCGATCGTTGATAATCCCGATATGCCGAGCTATCAGCCTCACGTGCACGGGAGGTGCGATCCCCCGGCTTTGATTCCGTTGCAGATGAGTGGAGTTTCGCTTGAGGTGGATTCTTATCTGGACACGGCTTTTGTGACGCTAACGGGCTCGTGGCGCGTGCATTGCGTCATGGGAAACCGCTGCTGTGATTGCCGCGTCGCTGTCCCAATGGGCGAACAG GGTTCACTTCTAGGTGTTGAGGTTGAGGTACCAAGGAAATCATATAGTACTCAACTGATTGCCATAGACAATGAAATTGGTACAGAAAAGGTAGCCAAGATTGAAGATGGAGGCTTTCTGAAAGATAATATATTTACTCTTAAAATCCCACAG GTAGATGGAGGAACCAATCTTTCGGTTAAAATTAGATGGTCGCAGAAATTGTTGTATCTAGATGGCCAATTTACCTTGAAAATTCCATTTAGTTTTCCCGAGTATGTAACACCCGCTGGTAAGAAGATTTCTAAGCGTGAAAAGATACAGTTGAATGTTAACTCTGGTTCGGGAACTGAAGTTTTGTGCAAAACTACGAGTCATCCGCTGAAG GAGCGGCTGCGGCAAGTGGGAAAGTTGGGTTTCTTGTATGACTCTGAAGTTCTTACATGGTCAAGAAGCGACTTTGTGTTCACATATGCA ATATCTTCAAGCCATACTTTTGGTGGTGTGCTTTTAAGTCCTCCATCATTGCACGATGTTGATCAAAGAGAAATGTTTTGCTGCTACCTGTATCCCGGAGTGCAGCAGAATGAGAAG GTTTTCAGGAGGGTAGTGGTATTTGTTGTAGATATAAGTGGGAGTATGAAGGGTAAACTGCTCGATGATACAAAAAATGCACTCTTTGCTGCACTTTCAAAGCTTAACCCTGGAGATTTGTTTAACGTAATTGCTTTCAATGGTGAAATGTACCTATTTTCCTCATCGTTGGAGTCAGCTACCGTAGGAGCTATTGAGAATGTCACTCAGTGGGTTAATTTGAATTTTGTGGCTGGCGGGGGGACGAACATTTTGCTTCCTTTGAATCAG GCCATTGAGATGTTGTCAGATTGTCAAAATTCTTTTCCAGTCATTTTTCTCATAACTGATGGGGCTGTTGAAGATGAGAGACATATTTGTGATGCATTGAAAAGCAAGTtaacaaatcataaaaatgTTTGTCCGCGAGTTTCCACATTTGGCATTG gtGATTTCTGCAATCATTACTTCCTTCGGATGCTTGCAACAATTGGTCGTGGGCATTATGATTCTGCTATTGATGTGG ATTCAATTGAGGTTCGAATGGAAGGACTATTTGTCAGAGCCTCGTCTATCTCCCTTGCGAATATTTCTTTTGAGAATGTAGATGAACTTGATGATCTTGAG GTGTTTCCTTCTCGGATCCCAGATCTTTCAACCAAAAGTCCCTTGATCGTGTCCGGAAGATACAATGGAACATTTCCAGAGATCCTTAAAGTTAAAGGTGTCCGACCAGATACGAGCAATTTCTCTCTTGAACTGAAGACACAAGAGGCAAAGGAGATACCTATTGACAAG ATTGTAGCCAAGCAGCATATTGAACTCCTTACAGCTCAGGCCTGGTATTCAGAGAGTAAGGAGCTCGAGGAAAAG ATAGCAAGAATGAGTGTCCAAAATGCCATTTTTTCTGAGTACACTCACATGGTTTTGCTCGAGACGGTGGAAGGGAAAACAAGAGCAAATTCAACCAATTCGAAGCAG GTCTCCAACAAAGTCGGTCATAAGAAGGCCGAAGACCCTAAACCACAAAAGATAATTGTTCTGAACAACATTGGATTCGGTTTTGGCAATATAGATGCAACGAAGGAAAACATACCTCCGGGATCTAGTGACACCAAGCTCCCTGAAGCTGCAGAAATTTTTATCAAAGCAACGTCCAACTGCTGCGGAAGACTTTGCGGCCACTGCTGTTGCCCGTGCTGTATCCAAATGTGCTCCCGAATGAATGACCAATGTGCAATCGTGCTCACTCAGTTGTGCGGAGCCTTGGCATGTTTAGGTTGCTACGCGTGCTGCGAGGCGTGCTGTGGTGGCCATGACTAG